One part of the Moraxella sp. FZFQ2102 genome encodes these proteins:
- the ppk1 gene encoding polyphosphate kinase 1, whose amino-acid sequence MLSAVVDQDGQFTPECYFNRDLSALRFQLRVLAQAVNPHHPLLERMFFLTIFSSNLDEFFEIRVAGLLQKFKQGDKVSSLDGRKPSELLEEISDIAHAAVDEQYRILNEDILPELAKYEIRYLKRDELDDEQRAWVREYFLSQVMPVLTPISIDPAHPFPRLVNKSLNFIVSLEGKDAFGRDINRAIVPAPRSLPRVIRLPDELTDGKEHHVMLSAVIHENVGELFLGMKVTGCYQFRLTRNADLALADDVDDIAKALEGELDNRRFGHEVRLEVTTNCPQEISDFLLEEFELSDSQLYRVNGPVNLTRLLTDFNRPELKFAPFTPAIPKAFREIDMNETGSMFTAIAKQDVLVHHPFHAFSPVVNLLWQAAKDPNVLAIKQTIYRSGVNSEIVQALAAAARNGKEVTAVIELRARFDEASNIAVANMLQEAGAVVVYGIVGYKTHAKMMLIVRRENGKIRRYAHLGTGNYHAGNAKAYTDYGLFTANSEVCEDVAGVFQQLTGMGRPLPSKQILHAPFTLHETLMKLIDDEIAHAKAGKKGRVIMKFNALTERRIINKLYEASQAGVEIDLIVRSICCLRPQVAGLSENIRVRSVVGRFLEHTRVYYFGNDVKNGGKERLYCSSADLMDRNLLHRVEVAFPILDKKLFKLIYQDGLINYLQDTVQAWQLTGTGEWHSLAVMNGHDAQMTLLEKITG is encoded by the coding sequence ATGCTTTCTGCGGTGGTTGATCAAGATGGACAATTCACCCCTGAATGCTATTTCAATCGCGATTTATCGGCGCTGCGCTTTCAGCTGCGTGTACTGGCACAAGCGGTCAATCCGCATCATCCACTGCTTGAGCGGATGTTCTTTTTGACGATTTTTTCATCGAATTTGGATGAGTTTTTTGAGATTCGTGTCGCAGGATTATTACAAAAATTCAAGCAAGGCGATAAAGTCAGCAGCCTAGATGGCCGTAAGCCAAGCGAGCTGCTCGAAGAGATCAGCGACATTGCGCACGCAGCGGTCGATGAGCAGTATCGTATTTTGAACGAAGATATTTTGCCTGAGCTTGCCAAATATGAGATTCGTTATCTTAAGCGCGATGAGCTTGATGATGAACAGCGTGCGTGGGTGCGTGAGTATTTCTTAAGCCAAGTAATGCCTGTTCTGACGCCGATCAGTATCGATCCTGCGCATCCATTTCCACGCCTTGTCAATAAATCACTGAACTTCATCGTTAGCCTAGAAGGTAAAGATGCCTTTGGTCGCGATATCAACCGCGCCATTGTCCCTGCGCCGCGCTCATTGCCGCGCGTGATCCGTCTGCCTGATGAGCTGACTGATGGTAAAGAGCATCATGTCATGCTCTCGGCAGTGATTCATGAAAATGTCGGCGAGCTGTTCCTTGGTATGAAAGTCACAGGCTGCTATCAGTTCCGCTTGACGCGAAATGCTGATCTTGCACTGGCAGATGATGTTGATGATATTGCTAAGGCATTAGAAGGTGAGCTTGATAATCGCCGCTTCGGTCATGAAGTGCGCCTAGAAGTCACCACCAACTGCCCACAAGAGATCAGCGACTTTTTGTTAGAAGAGTTCGAACTGTCAGATTCGCAGCTGTATCGCGTCAATGGGCCGGTGAATTTGACGCGACTTTTGACGGATTTTAATCGTCCAGAATTAAAATTCGCGCCATTTACTCCAGCGATTCCAAAGGCGTTTCGTGAGATAGATATGAATGAAACAGGTTCGATGTTCACCGCCATTGCCAAGCAAGATGTATTGGTGCATCATCCGTTTCATGCCTTTAGCCCTGTGGTGAATCTGCTGTGGCAAGCGGCAAAAGATCCGAATGTACTTGCCATCAAGCAGACCATCTATCGCTCTGGGGTGAACTCTGAGATTGTTCAAGCACTGGCAGCAGCGGCGCGTAATGGTAAAGAAGTCACCGCGGTGATTGAGCTGCGTGCGCGATTTGATGAAGCCAGTAACATCGCGGTCGCCAATATGCTACAAGAAGCAGGCGCGGTCGTTGTCTATGGTATCGTCGGCTATAAGACACACGCCAAAATGATGCTGATCGTCCGCCGCGAAAATGGCAAAATTCGCCGCTATGCACACCTTGGCACGGGCAACTACCACGCAGGCAATGCCAAAGCTTATACCGACTATGGACTATTCACCGCCAATTCTGAAGTCTGTGAAGATGTTGCAGGCGTGTTTCAGCAGCTGACAGGCATGGGCAGACCATTGCCATCTAAGCAGATTTTGCATGCGCCATTTACCTTGCATGAGACTTTGATGAAGCTTATCGATGATGAGATCGCTCATGCCAAGGCGGGCAAAAAAGGCCGCGTGATCATGAAATTCAACGCCTTGACCGAACGCCGCATTATTAATAAGCTGTATGAAGCCAGTCAAGCAGGTGTGGAGATTGACTTGATCGTCCGCTCGATCTGCTGCTTGCGTCCGCAGGTGGCGGGCTTATCTGAGAATATCCGCGTACGCTCGGTGGTGGGGCGGTTCTTGGAGCATACGCGCGTGTATTATTTTGGCAATGATGTCAAAAATGGCGGCAAAGAACGCTTGTACTGCTCAAGTGCTGATTTGATGGATCGCAATCTGTTGCACCGCGTGGAAGTAGCATTCCCAATTCTTGACAAGAAATTATTTAAGCTGATCTATCAAGATGGTTTGATCAATTATCTGCAAGATACCGTGCAGGCGTGGCAGCTGACCGGCACGGGCGAGTGGCATTCACTGGCGGTGATGAATGGGCATGATGCGCAGATGACCTTGCTTGAGAAGATCACAGGATGA
- the mtgA gene encoding monofunctional biosynthetic peptidoglycan transglycosylase → MFRSIFKWLLAPLLGLFLGFHIMVAGLLAVGSVVPVTNSAFMMWHRIGGGSVTQSWVDYDNIAKSVKQAAIVSEDAKFATHNGFDFESIQAAMKSNQSDGEISAGGSTISQQLAKNLFLTSHRSYIRKGEEAIITVMMEALWSKQRILEVYLNVAEFGEGIYGIEAAAWHYFKKPASKLNRDQAALLISLLPNPKYYGKRLGAKRLKNKQRIIMRRMNGAILPNAS, encoded by the coding sequence GTGTTTCGATCAATTTTTAAATGGCTTTTGGCGCCGCTGCTTGGCTTATTCTTGGGATTTCATATCATGGTGGCAGGGTTGCTTGCAGTCGGTAGTGTCGTGCCAGTGACCAATTCGGCATTTATGATGTGGCATCGCATCGGTGGCGGTAGCGTGACACAGTCGTGGGTGGATTATGACAATATCGCCAAAAGCGTCAAGCAGGCAGCGATCGTCAGCGAAGATGCGAAATTTGCCACGCACAATGGCTTTGATTTTGAGAGCATTCAAGCGGCGATGAAATCCAATCAAAGTGACGGTGAGATCTCAGCGGGTGGCTCGACCATCAGTCAGCAGCTTGCCAAAAATCTGTTTTTGACATCGCACCGCTCATACATCCGCAAGGGCGAAGAAGCGATCATCACGGTGATGATGGAAGCGCTGTGGAGCAAGCAGCGGATTTTGGAAGTGTATCTGAATGTCGCGGAATTTGGCGAAGGTATCTACGGCATCGAAGCGGCGGCGTGGCATTATTTTAAAAAACCTGCCAGTAAACTCAATCGCGATCAAGCGGCGCTACTGATCAGTCTTTTACCCAATCCAAAATATTATGGCAAACGGCTGGGCGCAAAACGCCTAAAGAATAAACAACGCATTATCATGCGGCGGATGAATGGTGCGATTTTACCCAATGCATCTTAA
- a CDS encoding L-lactate permease, with product MYTFLAMLPIIIVFVLLVVMRLPAKYAMSLAYLATAALSYFVWHTSGNQVAAATIHGVLTAVNVLFIVFSAILILNTLKESGAITAIRRGFMDISPDRRVQMIIVAWLFGCLIEGSTGWGTPSAVAAPLLLALGFPAMACVMAVLIIQSTPVSYGAVGTPLLIGVNSGLENKEDVMSALAGINKDLPAYIFDISGNVGLIHGLVGFLIPLILCGFLTRFFGQKRSFIEGLKAAPFAIFAGLAFTVPYALTAKFIGPELPSIVGSIVGMALVIPAAKRGFLTPKETFDFGPRESWDKEWVSELAVTNTDDKNTPNFSVLRAFAPYLIIIAILIVTRTVKPLKAFLNSDAVTIAYSNILGTTITNKTQLLYSPGSVLLLVSIICIFLFSMKGDMVKRSWSASAKTMLAAAPALLFSVPMVQVFINSGSAPDAAVQMLAMPKVLATAAAGAFEGMWPLVSPWIGALGAFIAGSNTVSNMMFAHFQWGTATQIGLDVVAAGKVVALQAVGGAAGNMISVHNVVAACAVVGLVNREGYVIRKTLISMTYYVVQAGLIGMALIFSPMWWIGAVAWPILFLIVMSKTGAKA from the coding sequence ATGTATACATTTTTGGCGATGTTGCCAATCATTATCGTATTCGTGCTACTGGTCGTCATGCGTCTGCCTGCAAAATATGCCATGAGCTTGGCGTATCTTGCGACGGCGGCATTGTCGTATTTTGTGTGGCATACCAGCGGTAATCAAGTCGCTGCTGCAACCATTCACGGTGTCTTGACCGCGGTCAATGTTCTATTCATCGTATTCTCTGCGATTTTGATCCTAAACACCCTTAAAGAAAGCGGTGCGATCACTGCGATTCGCCGCGGCTTTATGGACATCTCGCCTGACCGCCGCGTACAGATGATCATCGTCGCTTGGCTGTTCGGCTGTCTGATCGAAGGTTCTACCGGCTGGGGTACGCCATCAGCGGTCGCAGCGCCACTACTGCTTGCACTAGGCTTCCCTGCGATGGCGTGTGTGATGGCGGTATTGATTATCCAATCGACGCCGGTATCTTATGGCGCGGTCGGTACGCCACTTCTGATCGGTGTCAATTCAGGTCTTGAGAACAAAGAAGATGTGATGAGTGCATTGGCAGGTATCAATAAGGATCTGCCAGCGTATATCTTTGATATTTCGGGCAATGTCGGTCTGATTCATGGCTTGGTTGGTTTCTTGATTCCGCTGATTCTGTGTGGTTTCTTGACGCGCTTTTTTGGTCAAAAACGCTCTTTCATCGAAGGTTTGAAAGCTGCGCCATTTGCTATCTTTGCAGGTCTTGCCTTCACTGTGCCTTATGCATTGACCGCTAAATTCATCGGCCCTGAGCTACCGTCAATCGTTGGTTCAATCGTTGGTATGGCATTGGTAATTCCTGCTGCTAAGCGTGGCTTCTTGACACCAAAAGAAACCTTTGACTTCGGCCCTCGTGAATCATGGGATAAAGAGTGGGTAAGTGAACTTGCTGTAACCAATACTGATGACAAAAACACACCAAATTTCAGTGTGCTGCGTGCATTTGCGCCTTACTTGATCATCATCGCGATCTTGATCGTGACTCGTACTGTCAAGCCACTAAAAGCATTCTTGAACTCAGATGCAGTCACCATCGCTTATAGCAATATCCTAGGTACGACCATCACCAACAAGACTCAGCTACTTTACTCTCCAGGTAGTGTACTGCTACTGGTGTCGATCATCTGTATCTTCTTGTTCAGCATGAAAGGCGATATGGTAAAACGCAGCTGGTCAGCATCAGCTAAGACCATGCTTGCTGCAGCGCCTGCACTACTGTTCTCTGTACCGATGGTGCAAGTATTCATCAACTCAGGTTCAGCGCCTGATGCAGCAGTACAGATGCTTGCGATGCCAAAAGTATTGGCAACGGCAGCTGCTGGTGCCTTTGAAGGTATGTGGCCACTGGTATCACCGTGGATCGGTGCATTGGGCGCGTTCATCGCAGGCTCAAACACTGTATCGAACATGATGTTCGCTCACTTCCAATGGGGTACAGCAACCCAAATCGGTCTGGATGTAGTCGCTGCAGGTAAAGTCGTCGCTCTACAAGCGGTCGGCGGCGCTGCAGGCAACATGATCTCAGTACACAATGTCGTCGCTGCCTGTGCGGTCGTCGGTCTTGTGAACCGTGAAGGTTATGTCATCCGTAAAACTTTGATTTCTATGACTTATTATGTCGTACAAGCAGGTCTGATCGGTATGGCGCTGATCTTTAGCCCAATGTGGTGGATTGGTGCGGTGGCTTGGCCAATTCTGTTCTTGATCGTCATGAGCAAAACTGGCGCGAAAGCATAA
- a CDS encoding alpha-hydroxy acid oxidase, whose protein sequence is MADLSKITEIEDLRRIAERKVPRMFYDYVDSGSWTQTTYRNNETDFDRIKLRQRVLVDMEGRSLATKMIDQDVSMPVAIAPTGFTGMMWADGEIHAARAAEKFGIPFSLSTMSICSIEDVAENTSKPFWFQLYVMRDKEFMENLIKRAKAANCSALILTADLQVLGQRHKDIKNGLSAPPKPTLKNILNLMTKPEWCFNMLGTKRHTFRNIAGHAKGVTDLSSLSSWTAEQFDPSLNWDDVARIKELWGGPLIIKGIMEPEDAILAAKSGADAMVISNHGGRQLDGAPSSIAALSDCVQAAHAENSNCEVWLDSGIRSGQDVLKAIALGAKGTMIGRSFLYGLGAYGEDGVRRALEIIYKECDITMAFCGHTNINTVNEDIFVKGTYEHLKSGNPHITPIRW, encoded by the coding sequence ATGGCAGATTTAAGCAAAATCACCGAAATCGAAGACCTGCGCCGTATTGCTGAGCGCAAAGTACCGCGTATGTTCTATGACTATGTGGACTCAGGCTCATGGACGCAGACCACCTATCGCAACAACGAAACCGACTTTGACCGCATCAAGCTGCGTCAGCGCGTACTGGTGGACATGGAAGGTCGCAGCCTAGCCACGAAGATGATCGATCAGGATGTGTCTATGCCTGTGGCGATCGCGCCGACTGGCTTTACAGGCATGATGTGGGCAGATGGTGAAATCCATGCTGCACGCGCTGCGGAAAAATTCGGCATTCCATTCTCGCTATCGACGATGTCTATCTGCTCAATCGAAGATGTCGCGGAGAATACTTCTAAGCCGTTTTGGTTCCAGCTGTATGTCATGCGCGACAAAGAATTTATGGAAAACTTGATCAAGCGTGCCAAAGCTGCCAACTGCTCGGCACTTATTTTGACCGCAGATTTGCAAGTTTTGGGTCAGCGTCATAAAGACATCAAAAACGGTCTATCAGCACCACCAAAGCCAACCCTAAAAAACATCCTAAACTTAATGACCAAGCCTGAATGGTGCTTTAATATGCTTGGCACTAAGCGCCACACTTTCCGCAATATCGCAGGTCATGCTAAGGGTGTTACCGACCTATCAAGCCTATCGTCATGGACGGCTGAGCAGTTCGACCCAAGTCTAAACTGGGACGATGTCGCACGCATCAAAGAGTTGTGGGGCGGCCCGCTGATTATCAAAGGCATCATGGAGCCTGAAGATGCCATCCTGGCTGCCAAATCTGGTGCAGATGCGATGGTTATCTCAAACCACGGCGGTCGTCAGCTTGACGGCGCACCATCATCGATCGCAGCTCTATCTGACTGCGTACAAGCAGCACATGCTGAAAATTCAAACTGCGAAGTGTGGCTAGACTCTGGCATCCGCTCAGGTCAAGATGTCCTAAAAGCCATCGCTCTAGGTGCAAAAGGCACAATGATTGGTCGCTCATTCCTGTATGGTCTTGGTGCGTATGGTGAAGACGGTGTCCGCCGTGCACTTGAAATCATCTACAAAGAGTGTGACATCACTATGGCATTCTGTGGTCATACCAATATCAATACCGTGAACGAAGATATCTTTGTCAAAGGTACTTATGAGCACCTAAAATCAGGCAACCCACACATCACGCCGATTCGTTGGTAA
- a CDS encoding DNA polymerase III subunit delta': protein MSTDLYFAPLLTWQHKAWQQLTGQFVSHHLPHGLLAAGMAGIGKRAFVWRLTAYLLCQNRNKQGACGACDSCHWLMAGTHPDLMVLPAASKLGADGGDDTIKIDDIRELQVYSQSKGHGAKVIVLDHADTLTIAAANALLKTLEEPRYGVFLILISDYPSRLLPTIKSRVQLLPLTQIDTAAANAYLDEQGVANAQMLLDIAEGAPLMAQMLADEAWFAERMTWLKTLIALQSGMRTPSQASSFWQEKLPLAQFIHLSRMMVLELWRYASSLPCLHTDLDLHALFQGGAINTAVLDRLSQTLDDVQSAISQNIQEKIAYDRLMVAMVG from the coding sequence ATGAGTACGGATTTGTACTTTGCGCCGCTGCTAACTTGGCAGCATAAGGCATGGCAGCAGCTGACAGGGCAGTTTGTGAGTCATCATCTGCCACATGGATTGCTGGCGGCAGGCATGGCAGGTATCGGCAAGCGCGCATTTGTATGGCGATTGACCGCCTATCTATTGTGCCAAAACCGCAATAAGCAGGGCGCGTGTGGTGCGTGCGACAGCTGTCACTGGCTGATGGCGGGTACGCATCCTGATCTGATGGTCTTGCCTGCTGCCAGTAAGCTTGGTGCGGATGGTGGCGATGATACGATCAAAATCGATGACATTCGCGAACTGCAGGTATATAGCCAGTCAAAAGGTCATGGTGCAAAGGTCATTGTGCTTGATCATGCTGACACACTGACGATCGCAGCTGCTAATGCGCTACTCAAGACGCTTGAAGAGCCGCGCTATGGTGTGTTTTTGATATTAATCAGTGATTATCCATCGCGACTGCTGCCGACGATCAAAAGCCGCGTGCAGCTGTTGCCATTGACGCAGATTGACACAGCGGCAGCGAATGCTTATCTAGACGAGCAGGGCGTTGCCAATGCGCAAATGCTACTTGATATTGCCGAAGGTGCGCCCTTGATGGCGCAGATGCTGGCTGATGAAGCGTGGTTCGCTGAGCGGATGACTTGGCTGAAGACCTTGATCGCACTACAAAGTGGTATGCGCACCCCATCGCAGGCGAGTAGTTTTTGGCAGGAGAAATTGCCCTTGGCGCAGTTTATCCACTTGTCGCGGATGATGGTGCTTGAGCTGTGGCGATACGCTTCAAGCTTGCCATGTTTACATACCGATTTGGATTTGCACGCATTATTCCAAGGCGGTGCGATAAATACGGCTGTATTAGATCGTTTATCACAGACTTTGGATGATGTGCAATCCGCCATCAGCCAAAATATCCAAGAAAAAATCGCCTACGATCGGCTGATGGTGGCGATGGTTGGGTGA
- the kdsB gene encoding 3-deoxy-manno-octulosonate cytidylyltransferase — MPKIHLVIPARYKSTRLPAKPLLPIHGKPMILWTAAKAMQASFADTVCVATDDERIYATCQDAGVNVVMTDGAHPSGTDRLAQVATDLDFDDDDIVINMQGDEPLVPPVLLEQVMQLLIDNPDCAMATLCEPIADSDEFARPSVVKVVMDNAHRALYFSRAPIPHDRDGVMAGQTTPKQAFRHLGLYAYRVRVLKAFTGWEQGVLEKLESLEQLRVLENGERIAIDVAKVALPAGVDTPEDLERLNAMPIEALMAFD, encoded by the coding sequence ATGCCAAAAATTCATCTAGTTATCCCTGCTCGTTATAAATCCACGCGCCTACCTGCCAAGCCGCTACTGCCGATTCATGGCAAGCCGATGATTCTATGGACGGCGGCGAAAGCAATGCAGGCAAGCTTTGCTGATACTGTTTGCGTGGCAACCGATGATGAGCGCATTTATGCCACTTGCCAAGATGCAGGTGTGAATGTGGTGATGACCGATGGTGCGCACCCATCTGGCACGGATCGCTTGGCGCAGGTGGCGACAGATTTGGACTTTGATGATGATGATATTGTCATCAATATGCAGGGTGATGAGCCGCTTGTGCCGCCTGTGCTGCTTGAGCAGGTGATGCAGCTGTTGATTGATAATCCTGATTGTGCGATGGCGACCTTGTGTGAGCCAATCGCTGATAGCGATGAATTTGCGCGCCCATCGGTGGTGAAAGTGGTGATGGATAATGCGCATCGTGCGCTGTATTTTAGCCGTGCGCCGATTCCGCATGACCGTGATGGCGTGATGGCAGGGCAAACGACACCAAAGCAAGCATTTCGCCATCTAGGACTGTATGCCTATCGTGTGCGAGTGCTCAAGGCATTCACAGGCTGGGAGCAGGGCGTGCTTGAGAAGCTAGAAAGCCTTGAGCAGCTGCGCGTATTAGAAAATGGCGAGCGCATTGCCATCGATGTCGCCAAAGTCGCTTTGCCTGCTGGTGTGGATACGCCAGAAGATCTTGAGCGATTGAACGCCATGCCGATCGAAGCATTGATGGCATTTGACTGA
- the lpxK gene encoding tetraacyldisaccharide 4'-kinase, producing the protein MKKAELTLTTAWQNKSPYLSLLSPLSALYGAVSSARKSLYHKNIFDMYRAPVPVLVIGNITVGGSGKTPLIITMLEYLLAKGVQVGVISRGYGGDSSQMPRMVMPDSAPDQVGDEPCLIVQSIFAKTGDVVPMVVGANRKAAIELLLSTHLNVSLIISDDGLQHYALHRDVEWIVVDAARGFGNGKLLPQGLLREPISRLDGATIVYHDARLASFTGEFSTAHYSLDEKFTSPAYYSADDLTMYLRPSELVPLLPNSTKKPPQASDRIYAISGIGYPKRFFDTLGELGFDVVPVAFGDHHQFVLADVVDFADLPIIITAKDAVKLRTLAKEQMHPIFENIWVLPVSAQLSQAAYQQMDALIERFELINQ; encoded by the coding sequence ATGAAAAAAGCCGAACTAACACTGACAACAGCATGGCAAAATAAATCGCCATATCTAAGTCTATTAAGTCCTTTATCTGCCCTGTATGGCGCGGTGAGTTCTGCGCGTAAGTCCTTGTATCATAAGAATATTTTCGATATGTATCGCGCACCAGTACCAGTTTTGGTGATTGGTAATATCACTGTCGGTGGCAGTGGCAAAACACCGCTGATCATCACCATGCTTGAATATCTGCTTGCTAAAGGCGTGCAAGTGGGTGTCATCAGCCGCGGCTATGGTGGCGATAGTAGCCAAATGCCGCGCATGGTAATGCCTGATAGTGCGCCTGATCAGGTTGGTGATGAGCCTTGCCTAATTGTCCAAAGTATTTTTGCCAAGACGGGTGATGTCGTTCCTATGGTGGTGGGTGCAAATCGTAAAGCTGCCATCGAATTATTGCTAAGTACCCACCTGAATGTCAGCCTAATCATCAGCGATGATGGCTTACAGCATTATGCACTGCATCGCGATGTCGAGTGGATCGTCGTCGATGCTGCGCGTGGCTTTGGTAATGGCAAGCTGTTGCCACAAGGCTTATTGCGCGAGCCGATCAGTCGCCTTGATGGTGCGACCATTGTCTATCATGATGCGCGCTTGGCAAGTTTCACAGGTGAATTTTCAACCGCGCATTATAGCCTAGATGAGAAATTTACCAGTCCAGCTTACTACAGTGCAGATGATTTGACCATGTATCTTCGCCCATCAGAGCTTGTGCCATTATTGCCTAATTCTACAAAAAAACCACCGCAAGCAAGCGATCGTATTTATGCCATCAGTGGTATCGGCTATCCTAAGCGGTTTTTTGATACGCTTGGTGAATTGGGCTTTGATGTCGTACCGGTGGCGTTTGGCGATCATCATCAGTTTGTTTTGGCTGATGTGGTTGATTTTGCTGATTTGCCGATTATTATTACAGCAAAAGACGCGGTGAAATTACGCACCCTTGCCAAAGAACAAATGCATCCGATTTTTGAGAATATCTGGGTGCTGCCTGTATCAGCGCAATTATCGCAAGCGGCATATCAGCAGATGGATGCATTGATTGAGCGATTTGAATTAATCAACCAATAA
- a CDS encoding ParB/RepB/Spo0J family partition protein, whose translation MTKKRGLGSSRGLDALLGSINAEKKIIADTHTPSHEPAPVSTPSEPVKSAQKASKDKAKKTTKSAIDNQADKVVAQDGEKVALVQIATNRLQSGKYQPRRDMNEDALNELASSIKQHGVMQPIVIRPLLSDEDKTSDTVTHEIIAGERRWRAAKLAGLESIPAIERVLSDEIAIALALIENIQREDLNVLEQAAALQRFHTEFGMSHAMIASVVGKARTTVSNLLRLNHLHDEVKQYILDGAMDMGHARALLSLSDAQQPIIAKKIVDGNMTVRDAERLVKSILDPEPKVATQPDHEILALSQQISDALGATVKLKQGKDGKGSVEIFFYSHDELNELIAKLSQ comes from the coding sequence ATGACAAAAAAGCGTGGATTGGGCAGTAGCCGTGGATTGGACGCACTTCTTGGTAGTATCAATGCGGAGAAAAAAATCATCGCAGACACACACACGCCAAGCCATGAGCCTGCACCTGTCAGCACGCCATCTGAGCCTGTCAAGTCAGCCCAAAAGGCAAGCAAGGACAAAGCCAAAAAGACAACCAAATCCGCCATCGATAATCAAGCGGATAAAGTCGTCGCCCAAGATGGCGAAAAAGTGGCGCTGGTACAAATCGCCACCAACCGCCTGCAATCAGGCAAATATCAACCACGCCGCGATATGAACGAAGATGCGCTGAATGAATTGGCATCATCCATCAAGCAGCACGGCGTGATGCAGCCGATCGTTATCCGTCCGCTATTGAGTGATGAAGATAAGACAAGCGACACGGTTACGCATGAGATCATCGCAGGTGAGCGTCGTTGGCGCGCAGCGAAATTGGCGGGGCTTGAGAGCATTCCCGCCATTGAGCGCGTCTTGTCTGATGAGATTGCTATTGCACTGGCTTTGATTGAAAATATCCAGCGTGAAGATCTTAATGTGCTTGAGCAAGCAGCGGCATTACAAAGATTTCATACCGAATTTGGCATGAGCCATGCAATGATCGCATCTGTGGTAGGCAAGGCGCGCACCACGGTCTCAAACCTACTTCGCCTAAATCATCTACATGATGAAGTCAAACAATACATCCTAGATGGTGCGATGGATATGGGTCATGCCCGTGCATTGTTATCACTATCAGATGCGCAGCAGCCCATTATCGCCAAAAAAATCGTCGATGGTAACATGACCGTGCGTGATGCTGAGCGATTGGTCAAATCCATCCTAGATCCTGAACCAAAAGTCGCCACACAGCCAGATCACGAAATTCTTGCCCTAAGCCAACAAATCTCAGATGCGCTTGGTGCAACAGTGAAGCTTAAACAAGGCAAAGATGGCAAAGGCAGTGTGGAAATTTTCTTTTATAGCCATGATGAGCTAAATGAGCTGATTGCTAAATTAAGTCAGTGA
- a CDS encoding DUF4573 domain-containing protein, which yields MSKKRGLGSNRGLDSLLANIQAGRQLNEVVKDVHHATPALAKKSSEKGLDTLIPKAQTAPVKPVKPVKPVKPVKPVKPVKPVEPVEPVEPVEPVEPVEPVEPVEPVEPVEPVEPVEPVEPVEPVEPVEPVEPVEPVEPVEPVEPVEPVEPPMISLSAYEQREIKRFWQFGLMDAE from the coding sequence ATGTCAAAAAAACGCGGATTGGGGTCAAATCGGGGCTTGGACAGCTTGCTTGCCAATATTCAAGCGGGGCGACAGCTCAATGAAGTGGTGAAAGATGTGCACCACGCCACGCCAGCGCTTGCCAAAAAATCAAGCGAAAAAGGGCTTGACACACTCATTCCAAAGGCGCAAACTGCCCCAGTTAAACCAGTTAAACCAGTTAAACCAGTTAAACCAGTTAAACCAGTTAAACCAGTTAAACCAGTTGAACCAGTTGAACCAGTTGAACCAGTTGAACCAGTTGAACCAGTTGAACCAGTTGAACCAGTTGAACCAGTTGAACCAGTTGAACCAGTTGAACCAGTTGAACCAGTTGAACCAGTTGAACCAGTTGAACCAGTTGAACCAGTTGAACCAGTTGAACCAGTTGAACCAGTTGAACCAGTTGAACCAGTTGAACCAGTTGAACCGCCGATGATTTCACTGTCGGCGTATGAGCAGCGCGAGATTAAGCGGTTTTGGCAATTTGGCTTAATGGATGCCGAATAG